In Streptomyces sp. NBC_00448, the following are encoded in one genomic region:
- a CDS encoding JmjC domain-containing protein — MTGSTQTGYGVEEGLDWERFAAESWDRRPVLVRGAGEPFAEHEVFAAAVAVSTRRGPDAMPAFTQFTVDRDQLAEPAGLLPEAADGSFEGYERRMREALHGRRYALVAQRFHELHPPQWARERDFYAGLWERVGQPVQGAITALFHGSYEHSPAGVHRDRYATFMFVLRGRKRMRLWAECPWSRSVTTMLDYGAYLGSSFVVEVGPGDLLYWPSRFYHVGENCGDGGAATSVNVGVPCEGRLAAAELPQLWGESSWPVPGPRPAVEQDGPAGGLTSVPERQLARVRGAVAPERLAVRITERSLSHWTVGGFPSAPPPAARAPLPDGAAARATTRVLWAQGGGRCLVAANGHVTATDLPPAQLSALVTALNAGRPVPVGDLPEPARALLSVLVSFHAVEVDGSCSAWCRR, encoded by the coding sequence ATGACCGGGTCCACGCAGACGGGCTACGGCGTGGAGGAGGGCCTCGACTGGGAACGCTTCGCCGCCGAGTCCTGGGACCGGCGGCCGGTGCTGGTGCGGGGCGCCGGGGAGCCGTTCGCCGAGCACGAGGTGTTCGCCGCCGCGGTGGCGGTGAGTACCCGCCGTGGCCCGGACGCGATGCCCGCGTTCACGCAGTTCACCGTGGACCGTGACCAGCTCGCGGAGCCGGCCGGCCTCCTCCCCGAGGCTGCCGACGGCTCGTTCGAAGGGTACGAGCGGCGGATGCGCGAGGCCCTGCACGGCCGGCGCTACGCGCTCGTGGCCCAGCGCTTCCACGAGCTGCACCCACCCCAGTGGGCACGCGAGCGGGATTTTTACGCGGGGCTGTGGGAGCGGGTCGGCCAGCCGGTGCAGGGGGCCATCACGGCGCTCTTCCACGGCAGTTACGAGCACAGCCCGGCGGGCGTCCACCGCGACCGGTACGCGACGTTCATGTTCGTGCTGCGCGGGCGCAAGCGGATGCGCTTGTGGGCGGAGTGTCCGTGGTCGCGGTCCGTGACGACGATGCTCGATTACGGTGCCTATCTCGGTAGCTCGTTCGTGGTGGAGGTGGGGCCGGGTGACCTGCTGTATTGGCCCTCGCGCTTCTACCACGTGGGGGAGAACTGCGGCGATGGTGGCGCTGCGACGAGCGTCAATGTCGGCGTTCCGTGTGAGGGCCGGCTGGCTGCGGCCGAGCTCCCGCAGTTGTGGGGGGAGTCCTCCTGGCCGGTGCCCGGCCCGCGTCCGGCCGTGGAGCAGGACGGTCCTGCGGGCGGGCTGACGTCCGTGCCGGAGAGGCAGCTGGCCCGGGTGCGGGGGGCTGTGGCGCCGGAGCGGCTCGCCGTGCGCATCACCGAGCGATCGCTGAGTCACTGGACGGTCGGTGGCTTTCCGTCCGCGCCGCCGCCCGCCGCGCGGGCCCCCCTACCCGACGGCGCCGCCGCCCGCGCCACCACTCGGGTGCTGTGGGCGCAGGGCGGCGGCCGGTGTCTGGTGGCGGCCAACGGCCACGTCACGGCGACCGACCTCCCGCCGGCGCAGCTGTCCGCACTGGTGACGGCGCTCAACGCGGGCCGCCCGGTGCCCGTGGGCGACCTTCCGGAGCCCGCCCGCGCCCTGTTGTCGGTCCTGGTGTCCTTCCACGCGGTCGAGGTCGACGGCTCCTGCTCGGCGTGGTGCCGGCGGTAG